A window of Kineococcus sp. NBC_00420 genomic DNA:
GGCCGCCCGTGCCGGGGAGATGGGCAAGGGCTTCGCCGTCGTCGCCGGTGAGGTGAAGGAACTGGCCCAGCAGACCGCGCGGGCCACCGAGGAGATCGTGGCCAAGGTCGGCTCCACGCAGGCCGACGCCTCGGCCGCGGCCGCCGCGATCAGCCAGATCACCGACGTCATCGCCCGCATCGACGGGTTGCAGTCGACCATCGCCGCCGCCGTCGAGGAGCAGTCCGCGACGACCTCGGAGATGGTCCGCAACGTCACCGAGGTCTCGTCCGGCTCGCAGGAGATCGCCTCGAACATCTCCGGCATCGCCGCCTCCGCCGACGAGACGACGGCCGGGGCGACCCAGACCGCCGACACCGCCGGCGAGCTCTCCCGTGCCGCCGCCGAGCTGAACGACCTGGTGGGCGCCTTCCGCTTCTGACGCCGACCCGCCCGTGGTCCTGTCGGGGATCGCCGCGGGACCGCGGGTCAGCGGGTGGCGGAGACGTCGCGCACGGCGAGGACCGCGCAGTCGTCCTCGCTGTTGGCGACGTGCTCGGTGACCAGTTCCCCGAGCAGCGTCTCGACGTCCTCGGTGTGGGTCCGCTCCAGAGCGGCGCGCAGCACGACGATGCCGTCGCCGACGTCCCGACCGCGGCGTTCCACGAGGCCGTCGGTGTAGAGGACCAGCGTCGCCCCGGGCGGCCAGGGGATGTCGTGGTCGTGACGGGGCCGGCCGGGGGCCACCCCCAGCGGGAGGTCGGGTTCCGCGACCAGGACCGTGCTGCGCCCGGCCGCGTCGACCAGGACGGGCGGCGGGTGACCGGCCGTCGTCCACCACAGCCGCCGCGTCGGGCCGGGTGGGTCGAGGCGGGCGACGATCAACGTCGCCAGGGTCTCGTCCCCGAGCGCGGACAGGACGTGGTCGAGGCGGCTGACCAGCGCGGCCGGCGGTTCCTCCGGCCGGTCCACCGCCAGGGCCCGGAACATCGACCGCACCCGTCCCATCCGGGCCGCCGCCTCGGTGTCGTGGCCCGCGACGTCGCCGATGACCAGCAGGACCCCGTCGTCCGGCGGGGCGATCGCGTCGTACCAGTCACCCCCGACCTGCTCGTCGGTCGTGGACCAGGGCAGGTAGCGGCTCGCCACCGCGAGGCCCGGCAGCGCGGGCAGTTCCGGCAGCATCGCCGCCTGCAGGGTGTGCGCGACGTCGCGGCGCTCCCGGTACAGCTGGGCCCGCCGGGCCGCCTGCGCGGTCGCGTCGGTCACGGCCGTCACCAGGACCACCTCGTCCTCGGTGAGGGTGCGGTCGACGTCCCACGCGAAGGTCACCGAGCCGATGCGGTACCCGTCGGAGATGGTCATGGGCAGCACGGCCCCGGAGCGCAGCCGGGCGCGCTCGAACGCGTCGCGCCCGTGCGGGAACATGGCGACGAGGCTCGCCAGGGAGTCGAAGACCAGTCGGCGACCGGCGCGGGCGACGCGGTGCGCGGGGGTGTCCA
This region includes:
- a CDS encoding PP2C family protein-serine/threonine phosphatase, whose protein sequence is MGLTTSETPVREDRGSGTLLSLASALARTDSVEDVALAVRDVMHADLGASFVSVSLVDGPWLLTPALGQLDDDTEQRWLRLPLDLDTPAHRVARAGRRLVFDSLASLVAMFPHGRDAFERARLRSGAVLPMTISDGYRIGSVTFAWDVDRTLTEDEVVLVTAVTDATAQAARRAQLYRERRDVAHTLQAAMLPELPALPGLAVASRYLPWSTTDEQVGGDWYDAIAPPDDGVLLVIGDVAGHDTEAAARMGRVRSMFRALAVDRPEEPPAALVSRLDHVLSALGDETLATLIVARLDPPGPTRRLWWTTAGHPPPVLVDAAGRSTVLVAEPDLPLGVAPGRPRHDHDIPWPPGATLVLYTDGLVERRGRDVGDGIVVLRAALERTHTEDVETLLGELVTEHVANSEDDCAVLAVRDVSATR